From a region of the Pseudomonas kermanshahensis genome:
- a CDS encoding dipeptidase gives MYLKKLTATSLLLASIGLFSVPAQANLSQQQSAAIIKAYDGTELADFKQFIGKLNGSDLAKADNLGETLSAYLANKPLADEQQNEINRLLGLYTRIKYGKAATETLRELVAIPTFSVDGVPQHENPEFLKIADKIKALAEGFGLTFRNIDNRVYEITLGEGKEVVGIHAHADVVPVNPDNWKLDDGTRLDPFKVTLVGDRMYGRGTEDDKNGIVVALYALKVAKDEKLPLARQLKLLVDTTEETSGDAIPYYFERNPTPDYNLALDGGYPVVIAEKGYGTVMATFAKRAATGKGAEITHLTGGLATNQIPTTSVATLASDKPAELAASLNKAGAAYVKGNGGDFSIDAKVVGKDVQLTVKGVSAHSSEPESGVNPVARMLVFIDGLGKQVPLKHNQFTDAARYANDNWGLDYLGKKLGVGFEDAFMGPLTASPTFVGVDDKGLKLAVNLRIPKGKEIAVIKDDLATKLDKWKSTSHVPVAFDYSLDAPMYRNPEGEWVKALLAVASENLGMKHEFGTSAGATSVHDLPNGVQFGLAMPDVKYTGHNDNEFKTVEQFMLDLQVVSEMVARIGQMPKL, from the coding sequence ATGTACCTGAAAAAACTCACTGCTACTTCATTGCTGCTGGCCAGCATCGGCCTGTTCAGCGTACCGGCCCAGGCCAACCTCTCCCAGCAACAATCCGCGGCCATCATCAAGGCCTACGACGGCACAGAACTGGCGGACTTCAAACAGTTCATCGGCAAGCTCAACGGCAGCGACCTGGCCAAGGCCGACAACCTCGGGGAGACGCTGAGCGCGTACCTGGCCAACAAGCCGCTGGCCGACGAGCAGCAGAACGAAATCAACCGCCTGCTGGGCCTGTATACCCGCATCAAGTACGGCAAGGCCGCCACCGAGACCCTGCGCGAACTGGTGGCCATCCCCACCTTCAGCGTCGATGGCGTACCGCAGCACGAGAACCCCGAGTTCCTGAAGATCGCGGACAAGATCAAAGCCCTGGCCGAAGGCTTTGGCCTGACGTTCCGCAATATCGACAACCGGGTCTACGAGATCACCCTGGGCGAAGGCAAAGAAGTGGTCGGCATCCATGCCCACGCCGATGTGGTGCCGGTCAACCCGGACAACTGGAAGCTGGACGATGGCACTCGCCTCGACCCTTTCAAGGTCACGCTGGTGGGTGACCGCATGTATGGCCGCGGCACCGAAGACGACAAGAACGGCATCGTCGTGGCGCTGTATGCGCTGAAAGTGGCCAAGGACGAGAAGCTGCCGCTGGCCCGGCAACTCAAACTGCTGGTGGACACCACCGAAGAAACCAGCGGTGACGCGATCCCTTACTACTTCGAGCGCAACCCGACGCCCGACTACAACCTGGCGCTGGATGGCGGCTACCCGGTGGTCATCGCCGAGAAAGGCTACGGCACGGTCATGGCCACCTTCGCCAAGCGCGCCGCCACCGGCAAGGGCGCCGAAATCACCCACCTCACCGGCGGCCTGGCCACCAACCAGATCCCGACGACGTCGGTCGCCACCCTGGCCAGCGACAAGCCTGCCGAGCTGGCAGCCAGCCTGAACAAGGCCGGTGCCGCGTATGTGAAGGGCAACGGCGGTGATTTCAGCATCGATGCCAAGGTGGTTGGCAAGGACGTGCAGCTCACCGTGAAAGGCGTCTCGGCCCACTCCTCGGAGCCAGAGTCTGGGGTCAACCCGGTGGCGCGCATGCTGGTGTTCATCGATGGCCTGGGCAAGCAGGTGCCACTCAAGCACAACCAGTTCACCGACGCCGCCCGTTATGCCAACGACAACTGGGGCCTGGACTACCTGGGCAAAAAGCTCGGCGTGGGCTTTGAAGACGCGTTCATGGGGCCCCTGACCGCCTCTCCGACCTTTGTCGGCGTGGACGACAAGGGGCTGAAACTGGCGGTCAACCTGCGTATCCCGAAGGGCAAGGAAATTGCCGTGATCAAGGATGACCTGGCGACCAAGCTGGATAAATGGAAGAGCACCAGCCACGTCCCGGTGGCCTTCGACTACAGCCTCGACGCGCCGATGTACCGCAACCCGGAGGGCGAGTGGGTCAAGGCCCTGCTTGCCGTGGCCAGCGAGAACCTGGGCATGAAGCACGAGTTTGGCACCTCGGCGGGGGCTACCTCGGTGCATGACTTGCCCAACGGCGTGCAGTTCGGCCTGGCCATGCCTGACGTGAAATACACCGGGCACAACGACAACGAGTTCAAGACCGTGGAGCAGTTCATGCTGGATCTGCAGGTGGTGAGCGAGATGGTCGCGCGCATCGGGCAGATGCCGAAGCTGTAG
- a CDS encoding ABC transporter ATP-binding protein → MNAFNTSHLPAANQPDVTPPLVSFEGVGKVFRVDGQPLEAIHDFNLSINEGEFIAIVGASGCGKSTLLRLLVGLDTDYSGSIRVDGRAVSGIGGERGIVFQEHRLFPWLTVEQNIALGLVNEQLTQGERARRVHEFVLLVGLSGFESAYPHQLSGGMAQRVAIARGLVASPRILLLDEPFGALDALTRQQLQDELLAIRERAGITTLLVTHDAEEATYLADRVVVLEPRPGRIKSVVEIDLPHPRLRTGVALHGLREKVLHQITGAGSYLPPVVRRVEGLRPELIAL, encoded by the coding sequence ATGAACGCCTTCAACACCTCGCACCTGCCTGCGGCCAATCAACCCGACGTTACCCCGCCATTGGTCAGCTTCGAGGGGGTCGGTAAGGTATTCCGCGTCGATGGCCAACCGTTGGAGGCCATTCACGATTTCAACCTGTCGATCAACGAAGGCGAATTCATCGCCATCGTCGGTGCGTCCGGCTGTGGCAAATCCACCCTGCTGCGCCTGCTGGTGGGGCTCGACACCGACTACAGCGGCAGCATCCGCGTCGACGGGCGCGCGGTCAGTGGCATCGGTGGCGAACGCGGCATCGTGTTTCAGGAACACCGCCTGTTCCCCTGGCTGACGGTGGAGCAGAACATCGCCCTAGGGCTGGTCAACGAACAGCTGACCCAGGGTGAGCGCGCCCGGCGCGTGCATGAATTTGTGCTGCTGGTCGGCCTTAGCGGGTTCGAGTCGGCTTACCCGCACCAGCTTTCCGGCGGCATGGCCCAGCGCGTGGCAATCGCCCGCGGGCTGGTGGCCAGCCCACGGATCCTGTTGCTTGACGAGCCCTTCGGCGCGCTCGATGCGCTGACCCGCCAGCAACTGCAGGATGAGCTGCTAGCCATTCGGGAACGAGCCGGCATCACCACCCTGCTGGTGACCCACGACGCCGAAGAGGCCACCTACCTGGCCGACCGGGTGGTCGTGCTGGAACCGCGCCCGGGGCGGATCAAGTCGGTGGTCGAAATCGACCTGCCACACCCGCGCCTGCGCACAGGCGTGGCGCTGCATGGGCTGCGCGAGAAGGTGCTGCACCAGATCACCGGTGCCGGCAGTTACCTGCCACCCGTGGTTCGCCGGGTAGAAGGGCTGCGGCCCGAGCTGATCGCACTCTGA
- a CDS encoding ABC transporter substrate-binding protein: protein MKTPLRHLITALGLVFTLNAHAAESAKPESIRIAVPDLSAGSKHSAGGVVDVLRDQQLLEKEFAKDGIRIDWHFFKGAGPVVNEALANGKADFAYLGDLAAIVGKANGLDTRVLSAGVRGVKSYLGVVPGSGIKTLHDLKGKRVAVFRGTANQLSFASALASQGLSERDLKVINLDFNAANAAIAAKQIDATWGLSNLLSLRERGLVELPVNSRDLQGAGSTQAVLLGTGEFIRQHPDLVQRLVNAQEQATAWLRDEHNRDAYVDLVANNASWPRSILSDDLAKENLAHYFDPRLDADFLAQLQQGVDLAAKERLIRRGFQVADWVEPRFLDAALQQQQAVQAAR, encoded by the coding sequence ATGAAAACCCCACTACGCCACCTGATCACCGCCCTTGGGCTGGTCTTCACCCTCAACGCCCACGCTGCCGAGTCAGCCAAGCCAGAGAGCATCCGCATCGCCGTGCCGGACTTGAGCGCTGGCAGCAAACACAGCGCCGGGGGCGTGGTCGATGTGCTGCGCGACCAGCAATTGCTGGAGAAAGAATTTGCCAAGGACGGCATCCGCATCGATTGGCACTTCTTCAAGGGCGCAGGGCCGGTGGTGAACGAGGCCCTGGCCAATGGAAAAGCCGACTTTGCCTACCTGGGGGACCTGGCTGCGATCGTCGGCAAGGCCAATGGCTTGGATACCCGCGTGCTGTCGGCCGGCGTGCGGGGGGTGAAAAGCTACCTGGGGGTGGTGCCGGGGTCCGGCATCAAGACCCTGCACGACCTCAAGGGCAAGCGTGTGGCGGTGTTCCGCGGCACTGCCAACCAGCTGTCGTTCGCCAGCGCGCTGGCCAGCCAGGGGCTGTCCGAGCGTGACCTGAAGGTGATCAACCTCGACTTCAACGCTGCCAACGCCGCAATCGCCGCCAAGCAGATCGATGCCACCTGGGGCCTGTCGAACCTGCTGTCGCTGCGTGAACGCGGGCTGGTCGAACTGCCCGTCAACTCCCGCGACCTGCAAGGCGCCGGCAGCACCCAAGCGGTCTTGCTGGGCACCGGCGAATTCATCCGCCAGCACCCAGACCTGGTGCAGCGCCTGGTCAATGCCCAGGAGCAGGCTACCGCGTGGCTGCGTGACGAACACAACCGCGACGCCTATGTCGACCTGGTGGCAAACAACGCCAGCTGGCCGCGCAGCATCCTCAGCGATGACTTGGCGAAGGAAAACCTCGCGCATTACTTCGACCCACGCCTGGACGCTGATTTTCTGGCCCAACTGCAGCAGGGCGTCGACCTGGCCGCCAAAGAGCGCCTGATCCGCCGTGGCTTCCAAGTTGCCGACTGGGTTGAACCACGCTTTCTCGACGCCGCACTGCAACAGCAACAGGCCGTTCAGGCCGCCCGCTAA